In a genomic window of Drosophila takahashii strain IR98-3 E-12201 chromosome 3L, DtakHiC1v2, whole genome shotgun sequence:
- the saturn gene encoding uncharacterized protein saturn, which translates to MWEYRHDIDFQTSVKISPYCYTWQSVCWFMLKGLDLWRFLVWDRSPTYLVILTIVLIGLSWLAVKSFRRRWNEVPMSEIQSLRDRVQFVNQDMVMLQDALNAAIVSQPQNTKSDEDINVFDALYEAEAKNDGETSLESPESAEIPEPTTVDQEENSPEPEIAEHQPQEVPLVKNRVRFEENLPVNKPPTPKKPIIKPKPKRSISQNTRDLKDKLDEPSGLDQINIRKRPIPISGPEWKI; encoded by the exons ATGTGGGAATATCGCCACGATATTGACTTTCAAACATCGGTAAAGATATCGCCGTACTGCTATACTTGGCAATCGGTTTGCTGGTTTATGCTCAAGGGCCTTGATTTGTGGAGATTCTTGGTATGGGATCGATCCCCGACTTACTTGGTGATTCTTACGATTGTCCTGATTGGACTCTCTTGGCTGGCAGTTAAGTCATTCAGACGGAGATGGAATGAA GTGCCCATGTCGGAGATCCAATCACTGAGAGATCGTGTTCAGTTTGTAAACCAGGATATGGTCATGTTGCAAGATGCCCTCAATGCGGCCATAGTGTCTCAGCCACAAAACACTAAATCTGATGAGGATATAAATGTTTTCGATGCCTTGTATGAAGCGGAGGCCAAAAACGATGGTGAAACTTCTTTAGAGTCTCCTGAATCGGCAGAGATCCCTGAACCAACTACTGTAGATCAGGAGGAAAATAGTCCAGAACCAGAGATTGCAGAACACCAGCCTCAAGAAGTTCCGCTGGTGAAAAATAGGGTGCGATTTGAGGAGAATTTGCCAGTGAATAAACCCCCAACCCCAAAGAAACCGATTATAAAACCAAAGCCGAAAAGGAGTATATCTCAAAATACACGTGATTTGAAAGATAAATTAGACGAGCCAAGTGGATtggatcaaataaatattcgtAAACGTCCTATACCAATTTCGGGTCCAGAATGGAAGATCTAG